Proteins encoded by one window of Manis pentadactyla isolate mManPen7 chromosome X, mManPen7.hap1, whole genome shotgun sequence:
- the LOC130682000 gene encoding LOW QUALITY PROTEIN: melanoma-associated antigen B5-like (The sequence of the model RefSeq protein was modified relative to this genomic sequence to represent the inferred CDS: deleted 2 bases in 1 codon) has protein sequence MPQRRKSKRQGRQTQHQAQGETQSRGQAQATAAAAAAAASAEPTPSSFPQCEDLIQSLPDVEPRSTGQQPQEAPPVTTVSTHTTSDEASDDEDQDRPRIPEVPLNTEGSDKGYLVKNSVDLLGYFLVQRYELKQPILKEDMLMIIGKENEYQFPEILKKTAKHIEILFALDLKESDSPRPSYDLVSKLKLPNNGRVRPGRGYPKTGLLMHVLGIILLHNNCATEEDMWKHLSVFSLYPGRRHFLFGEPRKLITQDLVRLKYLECRQVPGSGPPLYVFLWGPKAHAETSRMKILEFIVNTKREFPSAFPFFCEEALQDEEEKAKVTTAVNLGTTGRVCIPSRAMSRSIFPPLLMTENFCPPDQIHDRITIAVIFLEMQKNPIGK, from the exons ATGCCTCAGCGTCGGAAGAGTAAGCGCCAGGGCCGCCAGACACAGCACCAGGCCCAGGGTGAGACCCAGAGTCGTGGGCAAGCTCAggccacagcagcagcagcagcagcagcagcatcagCAGAGCCCACTCCCTCCTCGTTTCCTCAGTGTGAAGATCTTATCCAGAGTCTGCCTGATGTTGAGCCACGTAGCACTGGCCAGCAGCCTCAGGAAGCACCACCTGTCACCACTGTATCTACTCACACTACATCTGATGAAGCTTCTGACGACGAAGATCAGGATAGGCCAAGGATTCCTGAGGTTCCACTGAACACTGAAGGCTCAGACAAAGGTTATTTAGTCAAGAACAGTGTTGACCTGTTGGGGTACTTCCTTGTGCAGAGGTATGAACTGAAGCAGCCCATCCTGAAGGAAGACATGCTGATGATTATTGGCAAAGAGAATGAATACCAATTTCCTGAGATCCTCAAGAAAACCGCTAAGCATATTGAGATCCTCTTTGCTCTTGACCTGAAGGAAAGTGACTCACCTAGACCATCATATGACTTGGTCAGCAAATTGAAGCTCCCCAACAATGGGAGGGTGCGTCCTGGCAGGGGCTATCCAAAGACGGGTCTCCTGATGCATGTTCTGGGTATCATCCTCTTGCACAACAACTGTGCTACTGAGGAAGACATGTGGAAACACCTGAGTGTGTTCAGCCTATATCCTGGGAGGAGGCACTTCTTGTTCGGGGAACCCAGGAAGCTCATCACCCAAGATTTGGTTAGACTCAAGTACCTGGAGTGCCGCCAGGTGCCTGGCAGTGGTCCCCCTCTCTATGTGTTCCTGTGGGGCCCCAAAGCCCACGCTGAAACCAGCAGGATGAAAATCCTGGAATTTATAGTGAACACCAAGAGAGAATTTCCCAGTGCTTTCCCATTCTTTTGTGAAGAAGCTCTGCAAGATGAGGAAGAAAAAGCCAAAGTCACAACTGCAGTCAACCTTGGCACCACTGGCAGAGTA TGTATACCTTCCAGGGCCATGTCCAGAAGTATCTTCCCACCCCTActgatgactgagaatttttgtcctCCAGACCAAATACATGATCGAATCACGATAGCGGTTATATTCTTAGAAATGCAGAAGAATCCCATAGGAAAATAG
- the LOC130681999 gene encoding melanoma-associated antigen B18-like: MPRGQKSKLRAREKRHLARMESQSIEGAQATAAAAGEAPSPASPPSERRSQNVPAAETPSSPRASPKTTAKAATSAKSDNDANSQNKRSSRSSQGVEDFERGPLHSMVVLLVQYLMQKYQKREPITKSDMLKHVIKKHKHHFNEIFKRASEHMELAFGVDLREVDPIRHCYVFVNKLDTAFDDPTNGEEKMPKTGVLMMVLGVVFMKGNCAREEDIWKVLNVMGVYADKKHFIYGDPKKLVTEDFVQQKYLEYRQVAGSDPPCYEFLWGARAHAETSKMKVLEFLAKLHDSVPNAFPSWYEEALQDEKERAQARAAAKAAARARIAARASARATALVRNPSQH; this comes from the coding sequence ATGCCTCGTGGTCAGAAGAGTAAGCTCCGTGCCCGTGAGAAACGCCACCTGGCCAGGATGGAAAGCCAGAGCATAGAGGGTGCTCAGGCCACTGCTGCAGCAGCTGGAGAGGCCCCCTCCCCTGCCAGTCCTCCCTCTGAGCGAAGATCTCAGAATGTGCCTGCTGCTGAGACACCTAGCTCTCCTAGGGCTTCTCCCAAAACTACTGCCAAAGCTGCTACAAGTGCCAAGTCAGATAATGATGCCAATAGCCAAAATAAGCGAAGCTCAAGGTCCTCACAGGGCGTTGAGGACTTCGAAAGAGGTCCTTTACACAGCATGGTGGTTTTGTTGGTGCAGTACCTAATGCAGAAGTATCAGAAAAGGGAGCCAATTACAAAGTCAGACATGCTCAAGCATGTTATCAAAAAGCACAAGCATCATTTCAATGAGATCTTCAAGAGAGCCTCTGAGCACATGGAGCTGGCCTTTGGTGTTGATTTGAGGGAGGTGGATCCCATCAGGCACTGCTATGTCTTTGTCAACAAACTAGACACCGCCTTCGATGATCCGACCAACGGTGAAGAGAAGATGCCCAAGACCGGCGTCCTGATGATGGTGCTGGGTGTGGTCTTCATGAAAGGTAACTGTGCCCGGGAAGAAGATATCTGGAAAGTGCTGAATGTAATGGGTGTCTATGCTGATAAGAAGCATTTCATCTATGGGGATCCTAAGAAGCTTGTCACCGAAGATTTCGTGCAGCAGAAGTACCTGGAGTACCGCCAGGTAGCCGGCAGCGACCCTCCCTGTTATGAGTTCCTGTGGGGTGCCCGGGCCCACGCCGAAACCAGCAAGATGAAGGTGCTGGAATTTCTCGCCAAATTGCATGATAGCGTGCCGAATGCCTTTCCATCCTGGTATGAAGAGGCTTTGCAAGATGAGAAAGAGAGGGCCCAAGCCAGAGCTGCAGCCAAGGCTGCAGCCAGGGCCCGCATTGCTGCCAGGGCCAGCGCACGGGCCACAGCCTTGGTTCGCAACCCCTCCCAACACTAA